The DNA segment CCCCCGTTGCCCGGGGAGATCACGATCCGCACTATCCGGGGCTTCCTCAAGGGGCTGCGCTCATCCCGGAAGGAGAAGCCGGCCCCGGCCGTTGTCGTGCCGGCTCCCGAGCTGCGGCTCGGGATGGCTGACACCTCGCCGCGCTGACGCCGCAGGTCAGCGGTACTTCTTCCGACGGAACAGGTCCGTCTTCACCGACACGACGCGATCGAGGAAGAGGACCCCGTCCAGGTGGTCCATCTCGTGCTGGATCGCCACCGCCTCGAACCCGATCGACTCGATGATCTTGCGCTCGCCGTCGCGGCCGAGGGCGTCCACGAGCACCCACTGGGCGCGCTGGACGTTCGCCGTGTAGTCGGGGACGCTCATGCACCCCTCGCGGACGACCTGCTTCCCCCCCATCGCCAGGATCTCCGGGTTCAACAGGATCAGCAACCCGTGGTTCTGCTCCTGGCTCCCGCGCCGGTGCGCGGAAACGTCGACGATCACGATCCGCCAAAGCATCCCGACCTGAGGGGCGGCGATCCCGACACCCCCGGGGGAACACCGCATCGTCTCCAGCAGATCGTCGATGAACGCGGTCACCTCGGCGGTCACCCTTTCGACGGGGGCGGCCTTCTCCTTCAGGACGGGGTCGGGAAAAATGCGGACGGGGAGGACGGCCATGGAGGATCCCGACTATAACTCCAGCGATTCGATCGGGCGCACGGAGATGGAGACGGAGAGCTCCTTCCGGATCTTGTCGAACTCGCGCTCGAGATCCTTCATGTCGACGCTCTCGGGGATGTCCACCTCGAGGACCATCATGTAGACGGGGCGGTCCTTGGCGCCGACCACCTGGGTGTTCAGGTCGGTCACGTTCACCTGGAGCCGGGCCAGTTCCCGCGCCACCGAGTAGACGATTCCCGGGCGGTCCGCGCCGTACACCGAGATGATGTGCGGCCTGCCCTCGAACCCCTTTTCCCGGGAGACTTCCTCTTCCTTCAGCGCGTGCAGGGAAACCGTGAGCTCCATGTTCTTCCGCACCGGGTCGAAGGAGGGGTCGATCTCCGCGGCCGAGGAGAATTTCGGGTGCGCGATCACGAGGATCATCGCGAACTGCCCGGAGAGGATCGTGCAGGTGGAGTCCTCGATGTTGCACCCGAGTTCGAAGAGGACGCGGCTCACCTCCGCGACGATCCCCGGCCGGTCCCTGCCCACCACGCTCAGCGCGAACTGTCCCATCCCCGCGGCCCCCCTTCCGTCATAAGGATGCAATGTCCGTCATGATACCACACCCCGCGCGCGACCCCGCCGACCCGCG comes from the Deltaproteobacteria bacterium genome and includes:
- a CDS encoding ACT domain-containing protein, producing MGQFALSVVGRDRPGIVAEVSRVLFELGCNIEDSTCTILSGQFAMILVIAHPKFSSAAEIDPSFDPVRKNMELTVSLHALKEEEVSREKGFEGRPHIISVYGADRPGIVYSVARELARLQVNVTDLNTQVVGAKDRPVYMMVLEVDIPESVDMKDLEREFDKIRKELSVSISVRPIESLEL
- the def gene encoding peptide deformylase; the encoded protein is MAVLPVRIFPDPVLKEKAAPVERVTAEVTAFIDDLLETMRCSPGGVGIAAPQVGMLWRIVIVDVSAHRRGSQEQNHGLLILLNPEILAMGGKQVVREGCMSVPDYTANVQRAQWVLVDALGRDGERKIIESIGFEAVAIQHEMDHLDGVLFLDRVVSVKTDLFRRKKYR